The genomic region ATCGACACCTTGATCCCCCAAGGCTCGGTGTGCTGGTCGATCGTCTGCTGCAGCGCGAGGTTCAGCTTGTCGCGCTCGGCGAGGAGCTCGTCGAGCTGCGCCTGACCCAGGACCGAGCGAAGGACCGTCTGCGCGAGCTGCGACGTCGCGTAGAGGTAGTTCTCGACCTCGACGACGGCCCTCGGCGCGTCGATCACGCGAAAGTACACCACCGCGGAGACCTTCACCGAGACGTTGTCGCGGGTGATGATGTCCTGCTGCGGCACCTCGTGGACGATCGTCCGGAGCGAGACGCGGACCATCGTCTCGAACGGCCAGAAGATGAACGTGAAGCCCGGGCCCTTCGGGGTGGGCGCGAGACGCCCGAGCCAGAACGTGACCGCCCGTTCGTATTCCTTGAGGATGTTGATCCACTTGAGCAGCACGATGAACGCGATGACCGCGGCGATGACGATTCCCTGGATCATCATGGCGCACCTTCCTTTCGGCGAGGGACACCCTCGCGGGGCGGCGTGATCAAGCGCCCGACTCGCCGCCGGCCGGCCGGACGATCAAGGTGAAGCCGTCTTTCCCGACGATGCGCACCGCCGTACCGGACGCCACCGGCGTGTCGGCGCGGGCGTCCCAGTATTCGCCGTGCGCGATGATACGCCCCGCGGGAGCGAGGTCGGTCAGCGCGCGCCCGCTCTCCCCGATCAGACCCTCCGCCCCGGTCCGGACCGGCCTCGACCGGACGGAGGCGGCGCGGATCGAGAGCCCCGCGAGGACGAGGCCCGCGAGAACCGCCCCCGGGAGGACGATCCCGATGTCGATCCGGTACCCGAACCGGTTGCCCGAGAAGAGGAGGAGCGAGCCCGCGACGAAGACGGCCACGCCGGAGAGCGCGAGCATCCCGTGCATCGGAAACTTGAGCTCGGAGACGATGAAGAGGATTCCGAGCGCGATCAGCCCCATCGCCGTGAAGTTCACCGGCAGGACGGAAAAGGCATAGAGCGCGAGCAGCAGCGACACGCCCCCGAGCACGCCGGGGAGCACGGCGCCGGGATGCGAGAGCTCGAAATAGAGGCCGACGATGCCGATGAGGAAAAGGATGTAGGCGAAATTCGGCTCGGAGACGACGCCGAGCGCGCGCTCGACGGCGCCCATCTCCAGC from Thermoanaerobaculia bacterium harbors:
- a CDS encoding slipin family protein, which encodes MIQGIVIAAVIAFIVLLKWINILKEYERAVTFWLGRLAPTPKGPGFTFIFWPFETMVRVSLRTIVHEVPQQDIITRDNVSVKVSAVVYFRVIDAPRAVVEVENYLYATSQLAQTVLRSVLGQAQLDELLAERDKLNLALQQTIDQHTEPWGIKVSMVEVKQVDLPPEMQRAMAIQATAEREKRAKIIHAEGEFQASQQLADAAKVIATEPMTLQLRYLQTLTEIASEKNSTIVFPLPIEFFRAFMGKS